One genomic window of Panicum hallii strain FIL2 chromosome 6, PHallii_v3.1, whole genome shotgun sequence includes the following:
- the LOC112898447 gene encoding myosin-2-like isoform X1 codes for MPPASRPAPASSAPPPLPRAPRRLSRRRPLKAAQPAAAPSAGGAASRGGGPSTPHVLWAARGGEGNAGAEKPRGDPPSSVRRLAAAVWRLRPPEEAPAAGQRADAAAARVGLEHIPRHLQGQLLRKDPLGHHHRLKDDISSPNSVLEPHSGELHKVHLRLASSMEDATKWEPVNIKSIEPDGAYVIASQLNLVEEQHGGSYVASLEMELQQARDRVSKLEAERVSAKKQLDHLFKKLAEEKAAWRNREHKKVRAILEDMKADLEHEKKNRRQLETINFKLVDELKEVKMAAKQLLQEYDNEQKTRELTEEVCNKLVREIEEHKSEIEALKQDSVKLRGELDEDRKLLQMAEVWREERVQMKLVDAKLTLEAKYDQLSKLQEDVEAFISTFSSSKGDSTVVEAACNIAQTIGAVREEEVKFTYELPRASEDILSIFEELRPSDETVTKETEPCPKQSYAMCKSEIQEASSASDIFLENRAKLFQDGNHSDESEMEDGSSWETMSHEEMQGSSHSPYGSDPSVNKIFDRISWTSGNDSEGGQTNKLCDDLSNVYLTDMKQPKKKESAISKLWKSSPLKNYEFRTKDAAEMTNGRSSSASLPNGVFSNAKGLNLDMGDSTPSTAQWSSPDSMNSQLNRGFRGCMELVQRQSLKAKLLEARMETQKIQLRHVLNQKT; via the exons atgccgcccgcctcccgccccgcccccgcctcctCCGCTCCGCCCCCGCTGCCCCGCGCTCCCCGCCGCCTCAGCCGACGCCGCCCGCTCAAGGCGGCAcaacccgccgccgccccctccgccggTGGCGCTgccagccgcggcggcggcccctcGACCCCGCATGTCCTGTGGGCCGCACGGGGCGGCGAGGGAAATGCCGGCGCGGAGAAGCCGCGTGGGGACCCGCCCTCCTCCGTCAGGCGGCTGGCCGCGGCGGTGTGGCGGCTGCGGCCACCCGAGGAGGCACCCGCCGCCGGCCAGCGCgctgacgccgccgccgcccgtgtcGGGCTCGAG CATATACCAAGGCATCTACAAGGTCAGCTTCTGAGGAAGGATCCTCTTGGCCACCACCATCGTCTGAAGGATGACATTTCAAGCCCCAACTCCGTCCTGGAGCCACATAGTGGAGAGCTCCACAAG GTACATCTTCGTCTTGCCTCCAGCATGGAGGATGCGACAAAATGGGAGCCTGTAAACATAAAGAGCATTGAACCAGATGGTGCTTATGTGATTGCCAGTCAACTAAATCTCGTTGAGGAACAGCATGGGGGAAGTTATGTTGCTAGCCTTGAGATGGAGCTTCAGCAGGCGCGGGATAGGGTAAGCAAGCTAGAAGCGGAGCGGGTTTCAGCAAAGAAGCAACTTGATCACTTGTTCAAGAAACTCGCAGAGGAGAAAGCAGCTTGGCGGAACAGAGAGCACAAGAAGGTTCGAGCCATTCTTGAAGATATGAAGGCAGACCTGGAGCATGAGAAAAAGAACCGGAGGCAGTTGGAGACTATTAACTTCAAACTTGTTGATGAGTTGAAAGAGGTCAAAATGGCAGCGAAGCAGCTACTGCAGGAGTATGACAACGAGCAAAAGACGCGGGAACTCACAGAGGAGGTGTGCAACAAGCTGGTGAGGGAGATAGAGGAACACAAGTCAGAGATTGAAGCCTTGAAGCAGGATTCTGTCAAACTGCGGGGTGAGCTGGATGAGGACAGGAAATTGCTACAGATGGCTGAGGTGTGGCGTGAGGAGCGAGTGCAGATGAAACTTGTCGATGCCAAACTCACTTTGGAGGCCAAATATGATCAGTTGAGCAAACTGCAGGAGGATGTAGAGGCTTTCATTTCCACTTTTAGCTCTTCCAAAGGAGACAGCACAGTTGTTGAAGCAGCATGCAATATTGCACAGACCATTGGAGCGGTTAGAGAGGAAGAGGTCAAATTCACGTATGAGCTACCACGAGCATCGGAAGATATATTGTCCATCTTTGAAGAGCTGCGCCCAAGTGACGAAACTGTTACAAAGGAGACTGAACCATGCCCAAAGCAGAGCTATGCAATGTGCAAATCAGAAATCCAAGAAGCTAGCTCAGCGTCTGATATATTTCTGGAAAATCGAGCCAAATTGTTTCAAGATGGAAACCATTCTGATGAGAGCGAAATGGAAGATGGCAGCAGCTGGGAGACCATGAGCCATGAAGAGATGCAGGGCTCAAGCCACTCGCCATATGGAAGCGATCCTTCAGTCAACAAGATCTTTGACAGAATTTCCTGGACGAGTGGAAACGATTCTGAGGGTGGGCAGACCAACAAGCTGTGTGATGACTTGAGCAATGTGTACCTGACCGACATGAAACAGCCCAAGAAGAAAGAGTCTGCCATATCGAAGCTCTGGAAGTCATCCCCTCTGAAAAACTACGAATTCCGCACGAAAGATGCTGCAGAGATGACAAATGGGAGATCATCGAGTGCAAGTCTTCCCAATGGTGTGTTCTCAAATGCCAAAGGCTTGAATTTAGATATGGGAGACAGCACCCCAAGTACAGCACAGTGGAGCTCACCGGATTCAATGAACAGCCAGCTCAACCGGGGTTTCAGAGGTTGCATGGAGTTGGTTCAGAGGCAGAGCCTCAAGGCGAAGCTTTTAGAAGCCCGGATGGAAACACAGAAGATTCAGCTTCGTCATGTGCTCAACCAGAAAACCTAA
- the LOC112898447 gene encoding myosin-2-like isoform X2, giving the protein MHIPRHLQGQLLRKDPLGHHHRLKDDISSPNSVLEPHSGELHKVHLRLASSMEDATKWEPVNIKSIEPDGAYVIASQLNLVEEQHGGSYVASLEMELQQARDRVSKLEAERVSAKKQLDHLFKKLAEEKAAWRNREHKKVRAILEDMKADLEHEKKNRRQLETINFKLVDELKEVKMAAKQLLQEYDNEQKTRELTEEVCNKLVREIEEHKSEIEALKQDSVKLRGELDEDRKLLQMAEVWREERVQMKLVDAKLTLEAKYDQLSKLQEDVEAFISTFSSSKGDSTVVEAACNIAQTIGAVREEEVKFTYELPRASEDILSIFEELRPSDETVTKETEPCPKQSYAMCKSEIQEASSASDIFLENRAKLFQDGNHSDESEMEDGSSWETMSHEEMQGSSHSPYGSDPSVNKIFDRISWTSGNDSEGGQTNKLCDDLSNVYLTDMKQPKKKESAISKLWKSSPLKNYEFRTKDAAEMTNGRSSSASLPNGVFSNAKGLNLDMGDSTPSTAQWSSPDSMNSQLNRGFRGCMELVQRQSLKAKLLEARMETQKIQLRHVLNQKT; this is encoded by the exons ATG CATATACCAAGGCATCTACAAGGTCAGCTTCTGAGGAAGGATCCTCTTGGCCACCACCATCGTCTGAAGGATGACATTTCAAGCCCCAACTCCGTCCTGGAGCCACATAGTGGAGAGCTCCACAAG GTACATCTTCGTCTTGCCTCCAGCATGGAGGATGCGACAAAATGGGAGCCTGTAAACATAAAGAGCATTGAACCAGATGGTGCTTATGTGATTGCCAGTCAACTAAATCTCGTTGAGGAACAGCATGGGGGAAGTTATGTTGCTAGCCTTGAGATGGAGCTTCAGCAGGCGCGGGATAGGGTAAGCAAGCTAGAAGCGGAGCGGGTTTCAGCAAAGAAGCAACTTGATCACTTGTTCAAGAAACTCGCAGAGGAGAAAGCAGCTTGGCGGAACAGAGAGCACAAGAAGGTTCGAGCCATTCTTGAAGATATGAAGGCAGACCTGGAGCATGAGAAAAAGAACCGGAGGCAGTTGGAGACTATTAACTTCAAACTTGTTGATGAGTTGAAAGAGGTCAAAATGGCAGCGAAGCAGCTACTGCAGGAGTATGACAACGAGCAAAAGACGCGGGAACTCACAGAGGAGGTGTGCAACAAGCTGGTGAGGGAGATAGAGGAACACAAGTCAGAGATTGAAGCCTTGAAGCAGGATTCTGTCAAACTGCGGGGTGAGCTGGATGAGGACAGGAAATTGCTACAGATGGCTGAGGTGTGGCGTGAGGAGCGAGTGCAGATGAAACTTGTCGATGCCAAACTCACTTTGGAGGCCAAATATGATCAGTTGAGCAAACTGCAGGAGGATGTAGAGGCTTTCATTTCCACTTTTAGCTCTTCCAAAGGAGACAGCACAGTTGTTGAAGCAGCATGCAATATTGCACAGACCATTGGAGCGGTTAGAGAGGAAGAGGTCAAATTCACGTATGAGCTACCACGAGCATCGGAAGATATATTGTCCATCTTTGAAGAGCTGCGCCCAAGTGACGAAACTGTTACAAAGGAGACTGAACCATGCCCAAAGCAGAGCTATGCAATGTGCAAATCAGAAATCCAAGAAGCTAGCTCAGCGTCTGATATATTTCTGGAAAATCGAGCCAAATTGTTTCAAGATGGAAACCATTCTGATGAGAGCGAAATGGAAGATGGCAGCAGCTGGGAGACCATGAGCCATGAAGAGATGCAGGGCTCAAGCCACTCGCCATATGGAAGCGATCCTTCAGTCAACAAGATCTTTGACAGAATTTCCTGGACGAGTGGAAACGATTCTGAGGGTGGGCAGACCAACAAGCTGTGTGATGACTTGAGCAATGTGTACCTGACCGACATGAAACAGCCCAAGAAGAAAGAGTCTGCCATATCGAAGCTCTGGAAGTCATCCCCTCTGAAAAACTACGAATTCCGCACGAAAGATGCTGCAGAGATGACAAATGGGAGATCATCGAGTGCAAGTCTTCCCAATGGTGTGTTCTCAAATGCCAAAGGCTTGAATTTAGATATGGGAGACAGCACCCCAAGTACAGCACAGTGGAGCTCACCGGATTCAATGAACAGCCAGCTCAACCGGGGTTTCAGAGGTTGCATGGAGTTGGTTCAGAGGCAGAGCCTCAAGGCGAAGCTTTTAGAAGCCCGGATGGAAACACAGAAGATTCAGCTTCGTCATGTGCTCAACCAGAAAACCTAA
- the LOC112898448 gene encoding cysteine-rich PDZ-binding protein, translating into MVCAKCEKKLGKVIVPDKWKEGASNTNESGGRKINENKLLSKKNRWTPYGNTKCIICKQQVHQDAKYCHTCAYSKGVCAMCGKQVLDTKLYKQSNV; encoded by the exons ATGGTGTGCGCCAAGT GCGAGAAGAAGCTCGGGAAGGTGATCGTGCCGGACAAGTGGAAGGAGGGCGCCAGCAACACCAACGAGAGTGGCGGCCGCAAGATCAACGAGAACAAGCTCCTCTCCAAGAAGAACAG GTGGACTCCCTATGGAAACACCAAATGTATAATCTGCAAGCAACAGGTGCACCAGGACGCTAAATATTGCCACACCTGTGCTTATTCGAAAG GAGTGTGTGCAATGTGCGGGAAGCAAGTGCTGGACACAAAGCTCTACAAGCAAAGCAACGTGTGA
- the LOC112896900 gene encoding fatty acid desaturase DES2-like, protein MKRLSTSFYSSTADTASSSREEQDGGREAAGDYGEEAEAAAAAAVLPRSPTDKPPFTLAEIRSAVPPHCFRRSLLRSSAYLLRDLAVAGCLLWLALAGIPALPPALRLAAWPLYWVLQGSVLFGVWVIAHECGHGAFSEHPRLNDALGLLLHSALLAPYFSWKYSHLRHHANTSSLDRDEVYVPCRKADLPWYAERVYGGDDHPGARLALLAVQLTVGWPMYLVFNTWGRAYPRWASHLDPCAPIFAGRRERAGVALSDAGLLAASLALCRVTVARGEGAWWLARVYGAPLLVVNAWLVLVTYLHHTHAALPHYGGAEWDWLRGALATVDRDYGVLGRAFFHNIADTHVAHHLFPAIPHYHAAEATRAIRPVLGEYYRFDPTPFAEAAWREVKECIYVEPDEDGRKAGVFWYSNKF, encoded by the coding sequence ATGAAGCGGCTCTCTACCTCCTTTTATTCTTCAACAGCAGACACAGCCAGCAGCTCGCGCGAAGAGCAGGATGGCGGCCGAGAAGCAGCGGGAGACTACGGGGAAGAAGCGGAggccgctgcggcggcggccgtgctgcCGCGGTCCCCGACGGACAAGCCTCCCTTCACGCTGGCAGAGATCAGGAGCGCCGTGCCGCCGCACTGCTTCCGGCGCTCGCTCCTCCGGTCCTCCGCCTACCTCCTCcgcgacctcgccgtcgccgggtgCCTCCTGTGGCTCGCGCTGGCGGGCATCCCGGCGCTCCCTCCCgcgctccgcctcgccgcctggCCGCTCTACTGGGTGCTGCAGGGCAGCGTGCTGTTCGGCGTCTGGGTGATCGCGCACGAGTGCGGGCACGGTGCCTTCTCCGAGCACCCGCGCCTCAACGACGCGCTGGGCCTGCTCCTCCACTCGGCGCTGCTGGCGCCCTACTTCTCCTGGAAGTAcagccacctccgccaccacgccAACACGAGCTCCCTCGACCGCGACGAGGTCTACGTGCCCTGCCGGAAGGCCGACCTGCCGTGGTACGCCGAGCGCGTGTACGGCGGCGACGACCACCcgggcgcgcggctggcgctGCTCGCCGTGCAGCTCACCGTGGGGTGGCCCATGTACCTGGTGTTCAACACCTGGGGCCGCGCGTACCCGCGCTGGGCCTCCCACCTCGACCCCTGCGCGCCCATCTTCGCCGGCCGCCGGGAGCGCGCCGGCGTCGCGCTCTCCGACGCCGGCCTCCTGGCGGCCTCCCTCGCGCTCTGCCGCGTCACGGTGGCGCGCGGCGAGGGGGCCTGGTGGCTGGCGCGCGTCTACGGCGCGCCGCTGTTGGTGGTGAACGCGTGGCTGGTGCTCGTCACGTACCTCCACCACACCCACGCGGCGCTGCCGCACTACGGCGGCGCCGAGTGGGACTGGCTCCGCGGCGCGCTCGCCACCGTCGACCGCGACTACGGCGTGCTCGGCAGGGCCTTCTTCCACAACATCGCCGATACGCACGTCGCGCACCACCTCTTCCCCGCCATCCCGCACTACCACGCCGCGGAGGCCACCCGGGCCATCCGCCCCGTCCTCGGCGAGTACTACCGCTTCGACCCCACGCCGTTTGCCGAGGCGGCGTGGCGGGAGGTCAAGGAGTGCATCTACGTCGAGCCCGACGAGGACGGACGCAAGGCCGGCGTCTTCTGGTACAGCAACAAGTTCTAG